One Bdellovibrio bacteriovorus DNA window includes the following coding sequences:
- a CDS encoding TatD family hydrolase has protein sequence MIKLRTEAMAVRCAGTFKLLSKVFEIFFSLMVGFGMWVDAHGHLADTRWDGQQERIIAEARAKGIHFFMQGGVGPEDWDRQRALWREHSDNIGLCFGLHPYWVIDHDEDQCEEALDMLAGALPEAMGLGEMGLDFRPHIMKDSQERQISVFEQQLELAGISGKPMVLHLVQAHQQSLKIMDIWGLPTQRGLVHSFNGSWGKAQDFIKRGLFLSVGGPVCRPENQKLHQAVKELPLEWLLIESDSPDQGGPMYKGQLNPPESIWEVARTIGELKSLDPTEILDITTANFRRLFKL, from the coding sequence ATGATTAAATTGCGTACAGAGGCGATGGCCGTCCGATGCGCGGGCACTTTTAAATTGCTCTCTAAGGTCTTTGAGATATTCTTCTCACTTATGGTGGGATTTGGAATGTGGGTGGATGCCCATGGACATTTAGCAGACACTCGTTGGGACGGCCAGCAAGAACGAATCATTGCCGAGGCTCGCGCCAAAGGTATTCATTTTTTTATGCAAGGGGGCGTGGGACCCGAAGATTGGGATCGTCAACGCGCCTTGTGGCGAGAGCATTCTGATAACATCGGCCTGTGTTTTGGACTTCATCCTTACTGGGTCATTGATCATGACGAAGACCAATGCGAAGAGGCGCTGGATATGTTGGCGGGGGCCCTTCCGGAAGCCATGGGGCTTGGGGAAATGGGTTTGGATTTTCGCCCCCATATTATGAAAGACTCTCAAGAACGTCAGATTTCCGTGTTTGAGCAACAGTTAGAGCTTGCCGGGATTTCGGGTAAACCCATGGTTTTGCATTTGGTGCAGGCTCATCAACAAAGTCTTAAAATCATGGATATCTGGGGGTTACCGACCCAACGAGGCCTGGTTCATTCTTTTAATGGCAGTTGGGGGAAGGCTCAGGATTTTATCAAGCGGGGATTGTTTCTTTCGGTGGGGGGACCCGTATGCCGTCCAGAGAACCAAAAGTTGCATCAAGCCGTCAAAGAGTTGCCGTTAGAATGGCTTTTAATTGAAAGTGACAGCCCGGATCAAGGGGGGCCTATGTATAAAGGGCAACTGAATCCTCCTGAAAGCATTTGGGAGGTGGCAAGAACTATAGGCGAGCTGAAATCACTTGATCCTACAGAAATATTAGATATCACTACAGCGAACTTTCGCAGACTTTTTAAGCTGTAA
- a CDS encoding THUMP domain-containing class I SAM-dependent RNA methyltransferase — translation MNAFFVSTAMGFEKTALQEMKEIWPYLLGKDSQTHTLPFPEVVIVPGGLEFETDIFAGLQLNFFLKTAHRVLLRMANFKTRDLPKFYQKFKSLPWRDYLHHGNVEFEVAAQKSRVNNEKRLEDSAGSALKELFASVPAGTEPCATIYIRMEEDYCTISLDSTGEHLHKRGWSTLKGEAPLRETIASFMLKEFIGETTTPSELARVTLLDPMCGSGTLLSEARTLWTGQFSRPFAFQKWKKTPKLFQSESFSLNYRMPTTPLFGKLRGFDLNPEMLAVARTNFAEAESQIAKHTRESLVKADFAVKTQDALKNTEAFSGPLWMILNPPYGERLPQALTEGFKGLAKELCSLYKPQQIGFLYPEREPLSVIPAGYKKSKEIKINNGGLRCLFTVLTSV, via the coding sequence TTGAACGCCTTCTTTGTTTCCACCGCGATGGGATTTGAAAAAACCGCTCTTCAAGAAATGAAAGAGATCTGGCCTTATTTATTAGGCAAGGATTCGCAAACCCACACCTTGCCATTTCCGGAAGTTGTGATTGTGCCAGGGGGCCTAGAATTTGAAACCGATATCTTTGCAGGGCTGCAGCTTAATTTCTTTCTAAAAACCGCCCATCGTGTGCTTTTACGGATGGCAAATTTTAAAACCCGCGATCTGCCAAAATTCTATCAAAAATTTAAATCCCTGCCGTGGAGAGATTATCTTCATCACGGCAATGTGGAATTCGAAGTGGCCGCGCAAAAAAGCCGCGTGAACAATGAAAAACGTTTAGAAGACAGTGCCGGGTCCGCCCTTAAAGAACTCTTCGCCTCGGTCCCCGCGGGGACCGAACCCTGTGCGACGATTTACATTCGCATGGAAGAAGATTATTGCACCATCAGTTTGGATTCTACGGGCGAGCACTTACACAAGCGCGGATGGTCCACATTAAAAGGCGAAGCCCCTTTACGTGAAACCATCGCGAGCTTTATGCTAAAAGAATTTATTGGCGAAACCACAACACCTTCAGAGCTGGCGCGGGTGACGTTGCTAGATCCCATGTGTGGCTCTGGGACTTTATTGTCCGAAGCGCGCACCCTCTGGACGGGGCAGTTTTCGCGTCCTTTTGCTTTTCAAAAATGGAAAAAGACGCCGAAGCTTTTTCAATCCGAAAGTTTTTCTTTAAATTATCGCATGCCCACCACACCTTTGTTTGGAAAGCTGCGCGGCTTTGATTTGAACCCCGAAATGCTCGCCGTCGCGCGAACAAACTTTGCCGAAGCAGAAAGTCAAATTGCCAAACACACGCGAGAGTCGTTGGTGAAGGCCGACTTTGCGGTGAAAACCCAAGACGCTTTAAAGAACACCGAGGCATTCTCAGGTCCCTTGTGGATGATCTTGAATCCGCCTTACGGGGAGCGTCTGCCTCAAGCTTTGACAGAGGGTTTTAAGGGCTTAGCAAAAGAACTGTGTTCTCTTTACAAACCTCAGCAAATCGGCTTCTTGTATCCGGAACGCGAGCCTCTTTCAGTGATTCCAGCGGGTTATAAGAAATCTAAAGAGATTAAAATCAATAACGGGGGCTTACGCTGCCTGTTTACTGTTTTAACATCCGTGTAA
- a CDS encoding glycosyltransferase family 9 protein — MLVRTPKSAKFLIIRFSAYGDVIQTLSVPAGIKQTYPEAEIQFITRKDMAPLLENHPAIDRVWAFDRKDKPWKLVKLAMSMRGEKFTHIYDAHNNMRSRLVVWTLRPWGFLGLGAKFIRRSIRRWKRFLLFRFRINKFEMPFSGQRDLLEPLQPWGVSKLAPPAPQLFPSDIHRAKARELLGEFKNAIALAPSAAYFLKRWPKDYFMKLIELHPDDKFVLLGGPEDSFIEDIRAVAPERVLNLAGKCSMQVSAAVVAESKLIVANDTGLLHVAEQLGKPAVALMGPAPFGFPSRPATKIMEINLPCRPCSKHGQGPCINKFKFHQCLVDISPEMVSNSVRQLKDSGL, encoded by the coding sequence ATGTTAGTTCGGACGCCTAAAAGTGCTAAATTTTTAATCATTCGCTTTTCCGCCTATGGAGACGTGATTCAGACTTTGAGCGTTCCTGCGGGCATTAAACAAACCTATCCTGAGGCGGAAATCCAGTTTATCACTCGCAAGGATATGGCTCCGCTATTAGAAAACCACCCGGCCATTGACCGTGTCTGGGCCTTTGATCGCAAAGACAAACCTTGGAAGCTTGTAAAACTGGCGATGTCCATGCGCGGAGAAAAATTCACGCATATTTACGATGCTCACAACAACATGCGCTCACGCCTGGTTGTCTGGACGTTGCGACCGTGGGGTTTTTTAGGCCTGGGGGCAAAATTCATTCGTCGATCGATCCGTCGCTGGAAAAGATTTTTACTTTTCCGTTTTCGTATTAATAAATTTGAAATGCCTTTTTCAGGTCAGCGCGATCTTTTAGAGCCTCTGCAACCTTGGGGAGTCTCAAAACTGGCGCCCCCAGCCCCGCAGCTTTTTCCAAGTGACATCCATCGTGCCAAAGCCCGCGAGCTTTTAGGCGAGTTTAAAAATGCCATCGCATTAGCCCCTTCGGCGGCGTATTTTTTAAAGCGCTGGCCTAAAGATTATTTTATGAAGCTGATCGAACTGCACCCTGATGACAAGTTTGTGTTATTAGGGGGGCCCGAAGATTCGTTTATCGAAGATATCCGTGCGGTCGCGCCCGAGCGTGTTTTAAACTTAGCGGGAAAATGTTCGATGCAAGTCAGTGCCGCCGTGGTGGCGGAATCAAAACTGATAGTAGCCAACGACACCGGCCTTTTGCATGTGGCAGAGCAGCTGGGAAAGCCTGCCGTGGCCCTCATGGGACCCGCTCCGTTTGGCTTTCCGTCTCGTCCCGCAACGAAGATTATGGAAATCAATTTACCTTGCCGTCCTTGCAGCAAACACGGTCAAGGACCTTGCATCAATAAATTTAAATTTCATCAATGCCTTGTCGATATCTCTCCAGAAATGGTTTCTAACTCTGTACGACAACTGAAAGATTCGGGCCTATGA
- a CDS encoding 3-deoxy-D-manno-octulosonic acid transferase, translated as MSSFVFFIYKYILAPIVYVLLQLLRPFLSGKLREMIEDKNHSLTNIKSSLSEDQIRASQPIWIHAASGEIEYARPVIRELKKRFPEIPLLVTYTSPSAKKILAQIPEVDVWASLPWDLSSSVQHFISRWNPRMLLFSRTDVWPVLAEVAHKNSVPMMLFSATFAENSSRLKGISRFLTRHTLGFLDEVHCVSAEDIQNLDALALKTSVVVSGDTRFDQVFHRLENPRALKNELMPSPEDFIFIAGSSWPEDETVLVTALAKLKGLYLRSIIAPHETHEEHLTSLEAQLDSAGLKHVRYSKALQWHGDEILIIDQVGILAELYTWADVAFIGGSFKKQVHSVMEALAAGLPVMVGPHHQNNREALFYQKKSFSSGMIVQVVHSPEDVVVLLQRMKKLQQQWPHIKEEIRSEVGKNKKSTLRVMASIEKILES; from the coding sequence ATGAGTTCTTTTGTGTTTTTTATTTATAAATACATTCTTGCTCCTATTGTGTATGTACTACTGCAACTCTTGCGTCCTTTTTTAAGTGGCAAGCTGCGCGAGATGATCGAGGATAAAAATCATTCTTTAACAAATATCAAATCCTCTTTGAGCGAAGATCAAATCCGCGCCAGCCAGCCCATTTGGATCCATGCCGCCAGTGGTGAAATAGAATATGCTCGTCCGGTGATTCGTGAACTTAAAAAACGTTTTCCGGAAATCCCCTTGCTGGTCACCTACACTTCGCCATCAGCTAAAAAAATCTTAGCGCAAATCCCTGAAGTCGATGTTTGGGCTTCTTTACCTTGGGACCTTTCAAGCTCAGTTCAGCATTTTATTTCGCGCTGGAATCCGCGCATGCTGCTTTTTTCCCGCACGGATGTGTGGCCGGTCTTAGCCGAAGTGGCGCATAAAAACTCAGTCCCAATGATGCTGTTTTCTGCGACATTTGCGGAAAACTCTTCGCGCCTGAAGGGGATTTCTCGTTTTTTAACCCGCCACACTTTGGGATTCTTAGATGAAGTGCACTGCGTTTCTGCTGAAGACATTCAGAATTTAGATGCCTTGGCTTTAAAAACCTCAGTGGTTGTTAGTGGCGATACCCGTTTTGATCAGGTCTTTCACCGCCTTGAAAATCCGCGCGCTTTAAAAAATGAGCTGATGCCAAGCCCTGAGGATTTTATCTTTATCGCCGGTTCATCATGGCCGGAAGATGAAACCGTCTTAGTGACGGCTTTGGCTAAGCTAAAAGGACTTTATTTACGTTCGATCATTGCACCTCATGAAACTCACGAAGAGCATTTAACAAGCCTTGAAGCCCAGTTAGACAGCGCCGGCTTAAAGCATGTTCGTTACTCTAAAGCTCTGCAATGGCATGGTGATGAGATTTTGATCATCGATCAGGTTGGAATCTTAGCCGAGCTTTACACGTGGGCGGATGTGGCCTTTATCGGCGGTTCCTTTAAAAAACAAGTCCACAGCGTGATGGAGGCTTTGGCGGCGGGGCTGCCGGTGATGGTCGGACCTCACCACCAGAACAACCGCGAGGCTTTGTTTTACCAGAAGAAAAGCTTTTCATCGGGAATGATTGTGCAGGTCGTACACTCCCCCGAGGACGTCGTCGTTTTACTGCAAAGAATGAAAAAACTGCAGCAACAATGGCCTCATATCAAAGAAGAGATTCGTTCAGAAGTGGGTAAGAATAAGAAGTCAACCTTGCGCGTGATGGCTTCAATTGAAAAGATCTTAGAGTCTTAA
- a CDS encoding RluA family pseudouridine synthase has translation MQSARGFEYGVRHIISPRSGPIIDVLVGILEMSASEVLFLLDLGSIYLNHERLNKNSSVSEGDYVRVHTKPRRFVANDGRWRERMLFINEHFVVVNKISSLPVHASVDNIQENLQSYLANELGGEVFVTHRLDVPTRGLIVYARTQEFQSAFNKLLISREMKKVYRARVEGVGLQPGLLRHYMEPSPRAPKKVQRHFQEGFQECLLEILDVKEVSVGVSELRIQLLTGRTHQIRAQLSCEGFPILNDHAYGAKKLNDLEAIELEACELEFTDPLSGENFAFKI, from the coding sequence ATGCAGAGTGCCAGAGGATTTGAATACGGAGTTCGTCATATAATCAGCCCTCGGTCGGGACCGATTATTGATGTTTTAGTAGGCATTTTGGAAATGTCAGCGAGCGAAGTTTTATTTTTGCTAGACCTGGGCTCTATTTATTTGAACCACGAACGACTTAATAAGAATTCCTCGGTTTCTGAAGGCGACTATGTGCGCGTGCACACGAAGCCGCGACGTTTTGTCGCCAACGACGGAAGATGGCGCGAACGCATGTTGTTCATCAATGAGCACTTTGTGGTGGTCAATAAGATTTCAAGCCTGCCCGTTCATGCCAGCGTCGACAACATTCAAGAAAACTTGCAAAGTTATTTAGCTAACGAATTAGGCGGCGAAGTTTTCGTGACTCATCGCCTGGATGTGCCCACACGTGGACTCATCGTGTATGCACGCACTCAAGAATTTCAATCAGCCTTTAATAAGCTTTTGATTTCACGCGAGATGAAAAAGGTGTATCGCGCGCGCGTGGAAGGCGTGGGCCTTCAACCCGGCCTGCTTCGTCATTATATGGAGCCCTCACCCCGCGCGCCTAAAAAAGTACAGCGCCATTTTCAAGAAGGCTTCCAAGAATGTCTTTTAGAAATTCTTGATGTCAAAGAAGTCTCTGTGGGCGTAAGCGAACTGCGCATTCAACTGCTGACCGGAAGAACGCATCAGATTCGCGCGCAGTTATCTTGCGAAGGCTTCCCGATCTTAAATGATCACGCTTACGGCGCAAAAAAGCTCAATGACTTAGAGGCCATTGAGCTGGAAGCATGTGAATTAGAATTTACAGATCCTTTGAGCGGCGAAAACTTCGCCTTTAAGATCTAA
- a CDS encoding DedA family protein — MEFANEPIFQWMSQFAYQPMTVYAALVGMMMLSAVGFPIPEELTLISVGILAFMGAHPQHFPPPYPGAPVVSVHTASIIAFTAVVGADFLIYVIGRVFGRKLLYHPRVRRFFPEDMMRRVEEWTHKYGAYACGIFRFTPGLRFPGHLACGMLQYPAWKFLLIDGIAALISVPTQIYLLAHYGEPILTKLRQFKIVLFSVIGLLIIYFVIKKLRQRWLQRRAQRSQGV, encoded by the coding sequence TTGGAATTTGCTAACGAGCCCATTTTTCAGTGGATGTCACAATTTGCTTATCAGCCGATGACGGTGTACGCGGCGTTGGTGGGCATGATGATGCTCTCGGCGGTGGGTTTTCCGATTCCTGAAGAGCTCACACTTATTTCGGTCGGTATCTTGGCTTTCATGGGGGCTCATCCCCAACACTTCCCACCCCCGTATCCGGGGGCCCCTGTTGTCAGTGTTCATACGGCTTCAATCATTGCCTTTACCGCCGTGGTGGGGGCCGACTTCCTGATCTATGTCATCGGTCGCGTCTTTGGCAGGAAGCTTCTTTATCATCCGCGTGTTCGTCGTTTCTTCCCCGAAGATATGATGAGACGGGTGGAAGAGTGGACTCATAAATACGGCGCTTACGCGTGCGGTATCTTCCGTTTTACTCCAGGCTTGCGCTTCCCAGGCCACTTGGCTTGCGGCATGCTTCAGTACCCCGCGTGGAAGTTCTTATTGATTGATGGTATTGCGGCATTAATCAGTGTGCCGACGCAGATCTATTTGCTGGCCCATTATGGCGAACCTATCTTGACGAAACTGCGTCAGTTTAAGATCGTTTTGTTTTCGGTCATCGGTCTATTGATTATTTACTTCGTGATTAAGAAGTTGCGCCAACGCTGGTTGCAACGTCGGGCGCAGAGATCTCAAGGTGTGTAA
- a CDS encoding substrate-binding periplasmic protein has protein sequence MKNVLVLFFILVFSLSSQAESWKIATLEWPPYVCSKCYKNGAAADALREALQKKGITVEFVFYPWVQTRKMAARRSFVGYFPAWKEEILPDFQASAPLFSSPVSFMERKENPMKWEQLKDLKGKTFAVTEGYGNTAEFNALVKDGSFKTVTLLSEESTIRRLIAGSVDAVLIDMFVGTYYLKKVFSLHRDKIRLNPKVLETKDLYFAFNEASLPKVEVLNTALMRQSFQESVEQYVKQRMK, from the coding sequence ATGAAGAACGTGCTGGTGTTATTTTTTATCTTAGTGTTTTCACTTTCGTCCCAGGCAGAAAGTTGGAAGATTGCCACCTTAGAATGGCCCCCTTATGTCTGTTCAAAATGTTATAAAAACGGTGCGGCGGCAGACGCCCTGAGGGAGGCTTTGCAGAAAAAAGGCATCACTGTTGAATTCGTTTTTTACCCGTGGGTGCAAACGCGCAAAATGGCGGCGCGAAGATCTTTTGTGGGGTATTTCCCCGCTTGGAAAGAAGAAATTTTACCTGATTTCCAAGCGTCGGCCCCTTTGTTTTCTTCGCCCGTCAGCTTTATGGAGCGAAAAGAAAATCCCATGAAGTGGGAACAGCTTAAAGACCTTAAAGGTAAAACCTTTGCGGTGACGGAAGGTTATGGCAACACGGCTGAATTCAATGCTTTGGTGAAAGATGGATCTTTTAAAACCGTGACGCTTTTAAGCGAAGAATCCACTATTCGACGTCTTATCGCGGGCAGTGTGGATGCGGTCCTCATCGATATGTTTGTGGGAACGTACTATTTGAAAAAGGTCTTTTCTTTACATCGAGACAAAATCCGCCTTAATCCTAAAGTTCTTGAAACAAAAGACCTGTATTTTGCTTTTAATGAAGCCAGCCTGCCTAAGGTGGAAGTTTTAAATACGGCATTGATGCGACAAAGCTTTCAAGAATCCGTCGAACAATACGTCAAACAGCGAATGAAATAG
- a CDS encoding enoyl ACP reductase FabMG family protein, whose protein sequence is MTQFFPLREKPALSAYKKGDVLVLFGELFSRGYANGLVEEAERRGMTVVRATVGRREKDGSLRPLNAEETANIPQPFINVPLEAGFDMEPDSHGQTPNDQLKDIKMSDWDKVELNWKSIDESQSRGTARFKKHTEQFVKELEKHIPAGANVLFAHLMAGGVPRTKILMPLLNRAFKGMGDRHIPTQSLLDSQIGQLCLRNFEEVTANTFRHLIEISAPLRKKLESAGSHVSYTAYGYHGTEVNIKGQYKWQTYTCYFQGWAKMALEKISEEFFKTGVHCCVYNCPEILTNSSSVFQGVEVSLYPLLAAIQKDAGDKKHAEQVLNECQALLKDGVTFSEIIKFTDDYLTNPLTLEFTNYEKWPQHSRQDQMEYMLKSSDHLFELHKDQKHLITAVLSEVVFKSCGYVMLHDSWKPKAPVAWISHDLVARSM, encoded by the coding sequence ATGACGCAGTTCTTTCCACTCCGCGAAAAGCCCGCTTTAAGTGCCTATAAAAAAGGCGATGTTTTGGTTTTATTTGGTGAGCTTTTTTCTCGCGGTTATGCCAACGGTTTGGTTGAAGAAGCTGAGCGCCGTGGCATGACTGTGGTGCGCGCCACTGTGGGTCGTCGTGAAAAAGATGGCAGCCTTCGTCCTTTGAACGCCGAAGAAACGGCGAACATCCCACAACCATTTATCAATGTTCCTTTGGAAGCCGGCTTTGATATGGAGCCGGATTCTCACGGTCAAACCCCCAACGACCAGCTTAAAGACATCAAAATGTCTGATTGGGATAAGGTGGAGTTGAACTGGAAGTCTATTGACGAATCACAAAGCCGTGGCACGGCTCGTTTCAAAAAACACACTGAACAGTTCGTCAAAGAATTAGAAAAGCACATTCCGGCCGGTGCGAATGTTTTGTTTGCTCATTTGATGGCGGGAGGTGTTCCGCGCACGAAAATCCTGATGCCTTTATTAAACCGTGCTTTTAAAGGCATGGGCGATCGCCACATCCCCACTCAAAGCTTATTAGATTCCCAAATTGGTCAACTGTGCCTACGTAACTTTGAAGAAGTCACCGCCAATACATTCCGCCATTTGATTGAAATTTCGGCCCCTTTGCGAAAAAAGTTAGAGTCCGCAGGCAGTCACGTTTCTTATACGGCCTATGGATATCATGGCACCGAAGTGAATATTAAGGGCCAATACAAATGGCAGACTTACACTTGTTACTTCCAAGGCTGGGCGAAAATGGCTTTGGAAAAAATCTCTGAAGAGTTCTTTAAAACCGGCGTGCATTGCTGCGTTTACAACTGCCCAGAGATCTTAACGAACTCAAGCTCCGTGTTTCAAGGGGTTGAAGTGTCACTTTATCCTTTGCTTGCAGCTATTCAAAAAGACGCCGGTGATAAAAAACATGCTGAACAAGTTTTGAATGAATGCCAAGCTTTACTCAAAGACGGAGTGACGTTCAGTGAGATCATCAAGTTCACCGATGACTACCTGACAAATCCTCTGACATTAGAGTTTACGAATTATGAAAAATGGCCTCAACACTCTCGCCAGGATCAAATGGAGTATATGCTAAAAAGCTCAGACCACCTATTTGAACTGCACAAAGATCAGAAACATCTGATCACGGCGGTTTTAAGTGAAGTCGT
- a CDS encoding endonuclease/exonuclease/phosphatase family protein has translation MKNLRLISQLSLAVLLAFSLGCAVSFNRPTWQLPPKADDEISVMSFNVENLFDTVKTPGHNDETYLPLSLKKRDASLRKACEDNNDSTYRRNECLGTDWTQDALDAKLENIGKVVLGVDGNGPDNLMLIEIESDVVLAQLNKVLEKANYKTQVIIDGPDKRGINLAFLSRLPLLGKPVLHPIPWKPENDKDKEWMEKSRRILEVTVKAPNGDPITFLVGHFPSQSNPSYWREQIAAYAAELIKAKGPDAMVVLGGDLNVTHEEEESKKILTNTLGHVGAISHFVGCKSCDGTHNYRKSWSFLDVQVFSKGLLADGKGSYKLLPETIDVIRYNDVHLSKGKYPKRWDSETQTGVSDHFPLYSRLKQRSPAKTPVKEEAAPAAKKATPPKAKTPKKKSSGS, from the coding sequence ATGAAAAATTTACGACTTATTTCACAGTTATCTTTAGCAGTTTTACTCGCGTTTTCCCTCGGTTGTGCCGTCAGTTTCAACAGGCCCACGTGGCAGCTACCACCGAAGGCAGATGACGAAATCAGTGTGATGAGTTTTAACGTAGAAAACCTTTTTGACACCGTAAAAACCCCGGGCCACAACGACGAAACTTATCTGCCCTTGTCGTTAAAAAAGCGTGATGCCTCTTTACGCAAGGCCTGTGAAGACAATAACGACAGCACCTACCGTCGCAACGAGTGCCTAGGCACCGATTGGACTCAAGACGCTTTAGATGCCAAATTAGAAAATATCGGCAAAGTCGTTTTAGGGGTTGATGGCAATGGCCCTGACAATCTGATGCTGATTGAGATCGAAAGCGATGTGGTTTTAGCTCAGCTCAATAAGGTGCTAGAAAAAGCCAACTATAAGACTCAAGTCATTATCGATGGCCCGGATAAACGTGGCATTAACTTGGCCTTTCTGTCTCGACTGCCCTTGCTGGGAAAGCCCGTCCTGCACCCCATCCCTTGGAAGCCGGAAAATGACAAGGACAAAGAGTGGATGGAGAAATCTCGTCGTATTCTGGAAGTCACCGTAAAAGCCCCTAATGGCGATCCTATCACATTTTTAGTCGGTCACTTTCCTTCCCAATCAAACCCAAGCTATTGGCGAGAACAGATTGCGGCTTATGCGGCAGAGCTTATTAAAGCCAAAGGCCCTGATGCCATGGTGGTTTTAGGCGGAGACCTGAACGTCACACATGAAGAAGAAGAGAGCAAAAAGATCCTGACGAATACCTTGGGTCATGTGGGGGCGATCTCTCACTTCGTCGGTTGCAAGTCCTGCGATGGCACTCATAATTACCGCAAATCTTGGTCTTTCTTAGACGTGCAAGTCTTCAGCAAAGGCCTTCTGGCTGACGGCAAAGGCAGTTATAAGCTGCTTCCCGAAACTATCGATGTGATTCGTTATAACGATGTTCACCTTTCAAAAGGTAAATATCCGAAGCGCTGGGACAGCGAAACGCAAACCGGGGTTTCGGATCACTTCCCGTTATATTCTCGATTGAAGCAACGAAGCCCGGCAAAGACCCCGGTGAAAGAAGAAGCCGCCCCTGCTGCAAAAAAAGCGACACCGCCGAAAGCCAAAACTCCTAAGAAGAAGTCATCTGGTTCTTAA
- a CDS encoding helical backbone metal receptor: protein MRVVSMVPSWTETLLKANVNVVGRTRFCIHPPQKITNIPIVGGTKEVSWDLVMDLKPDLVLLDQEENPLEMAEECPVPYLATHVSSLDSLQKELARLGEHFENAKLMEFSVACLDVLEAPTPSWDFAKIPAFQEWVRPASKNYENVAYMIWKKPWMSVSRETYIGSVLEKLGAKVFAFPEGDKYPVVEIEELKDCFFLFSSEPFPFQKKMGELKAMDLEGAVVDGESYSWFGVRSIEFLRHHLGLPPIVY, encoded by the coding sequence ATGCGTGTGGTTTCAATGGTGCCGTCTTGGACGGAGACCCTTTTAAAAGCAAATGTCAATGTTGTTGGCCGCACTCGTTTCTGTATTCATCCGCCACAAAAAATCACCAATATCCCGATTGTCGGGGGGACCAAAGAAGTTTCCTGGGACCTTGTGATGGATCTTAAACCTGATCTGGTTCTTTTGGATCAAGAAGAAAATCCGTTAGAGATGGCTGAAGAGTGCCCGGTTCCGTATTTAGCCACCCACGTGTCGTCCCTAGATTCATTGCAAAAAGAGTTGGCTCGATTAGGGGAACATTTTGAAAATGCCAAGCTGATGGAGTTTTCAGTGGCCTGTCTGGATGTTTTAGAGGCACCGACTCCGTCATGGGATTTCGCTAAAATTCCGGCCTTTCAAGAGTGGGTGCGTCCGGCCTCTAAAAATTATGAAAACGTCGCTTACATGATTTGGAAAAAACCGTGGATGAGTGTCAGTCGTGAAACTTATATCGGTTCGGTTTTAGAAAAGCTGGGCGCAAAGGTTTTTGCGTTTCCCGAAGGGGATAAATATCCGGTTGTTGAAATTGAGGAATTGAAAGACTGCTTTTTCCTATTTTCTTCAGAGCCTTTTCCTTTTCAGAAAAAAATGGGCGAACTTAAAGCCATGGATTTAGAAGGGGCTGTTGTCGACGGAGAATCTTATTCGTGGTTTGGTGTGCGCAGTATTGAATTCCTGCGCCACCATTTGGGATTGCCACCGATTGTGTACTAG